One segment of Panulirus ornatus isolate Po-2019 chromosome 2, ASM3632096v1, whole genome shotgun sequence DNA contains the following:
- the LOC139753312 gene encoding uncharacterized protein codes for MSLISVDNTAQSLTSLKVSILPHIPSDINVDPSYWRKQLEIAKVNAQAQLQVQKKKTEQARLALERERLRLNASPSGPVSSQVGNLHLPKFSKLDVGRRSNGYDDRGRTNGNVIPPESATLPVTHRSQGKYSNRVKSCFNCGKAVHQVRDCWARAKESRDFTKSRSVSLFSALGPLNKVGKAVPALRKVRGCESVNQVVKDPSCGNYNAFLSEGCVSRCGVRRKETVSRDSGALQSPMLDGLVPREEFGDRVLPDGLSGPKEAPLVDVRVGTDLFTDHALVGTVDKLPVLDVNVVLGSDLAGGKMNPVPVLPTGPVESTEAGQLEEEVPEIVYNHDGARPMTAGTAGRVPEDIAVKTEEVKTNERKLCDTLSPGVASVETVDLKTLPPSKASEEKLRDTLSPGVDSVETVDLKTLHASEDSERKLCDTLSGSVASVETADLKTLHESAASEKLCDTLSASVASVETVDLKTLHASEASEEKLRDTLSPGVDSAETADLKTLHVSEASEKLCDTLSPGVDSVKSEEVKTLPTSESSMRKLCDNLSPGVASVKTVDLKTLHESAAVETADLKTLHEDEIGEEKLCDTSHADFESERDSVSETEDLSHAHSREKTLHEDEIGEEKLCDTSHADFESKRDSVSETVDLSRAHSREKILLEDKISEKMCDTSCAGYESVQEAADENEDLSRAHSREKTLHEDGISEEKLCDASCASFESERESVDETEDLSRTHSRETQERRTIWPDKRSRWRRFEAGDEVLLLLQQPGQPLVVRFQGPYAIIWSVGDSNYLVSIPDRRRGWRLCHINMPERCFSRDPPPLEPTVPVCIILRPAVAACEEADDLATSVSETWDPGGGVRELKCYSDMVGYCRMPL; via the coding sequence atgtcgttgatcagtgttgacaataccgctcaatcGTTAACGTCGCtcaaagtctcgatccttccccatatccctagtgatattaatgttgatcccagttattggcgaaagcagctagagatagctaaggtcaatgcacaagcacagttacaagtgcagaagaagaagactgaacaagctaggttagctctcgaacgtgaaagacttagacttaacgcttcaccatcaggaccagtgtcgtctcaagTGGGTAACTTACATTTACcgaagttcagtaaacttgacgtgGGCAGACGTTCAAATGGCTACGAcgacagagggaggaccaatggtaatgtaatcccacctgaatctgctaccttgccggtaactcatagaagtcaggggaaatactccaacagagttaagagttgttttaattgtggcaaggctgtgcaccaggtgagggattgctgggctcgagcgaaggaatccagagactttaccaaaagtaggtcggtaagtctcttctcagctttaggtccacttaataaagtaggtaaggctgtccctgctcttaggaaagtgaggggttgcgagagtgttaatcaagtaGTTAAAGATCCgtcctgtgggaactacaatgcgttcctgtctgagggttgtgtcagtagatgtggtgtacgacgaaaagaaaccgtatcacgggattctggtgcgctgcagtccccgatgttggatggcttggtgccgcgagaagagtttggagaccgcgtGTTgccagatggactgtcgggtcccaaggaagctccactagttgatgtgagaGTAGGAACAGATCTCTTTACGGACCATGCCCTTGTAGGGACTGTAGATAAgttacctgtcttagacgtgaacgttgtgttaggcagtgacctagcgggtgggaagatgaacccagtgccggtgttgcctacgggcccggtggagtccacggaggcagggcagcttgaggaagaggtaccagagatagtctacaaccacgatggtgccaggcctatgacagctggcacggcaggccgtgtgcctgaggacatagccgttaagacggaggaagtgaagaccaacgagaggaagctgtgtgataccctctcccctggagtTGCCTCCGTTGAAACGGTGGATttaaagactctccccccgagtaAGGCCAGCGAGGAGAAGCtgcgtgataccctctcccctggagtagattccgttgagacagtggacttaaagactcttcatgcgAGTGAGgacagcgagaggaagctgtgtgataccctctccggtagcgtagcctccgttgagacggcggacttaaagactcttcatgagagtgcggccagcgagaagctgtgtgatactctCTCCGCtagtgtagcctccgttgagacagtggattTGAAGACTCTGCAtgcgagtgaggccagcgaggagAAGCtgcgtgataccctctcccctggtgtagactccgctgagacggcggacttaaagactctgcatgtgagtgaggccagcgagaagctgtgtgataccctctcccctggggtaGACTCCGTTAAGTCGGAGGAAGTAAAgactctccctacgagtgagtccagtatgaggaagctgtgtgataacctctcccctggtgtagcctctgTTAAGACAGTGGACttgaagactcttcatgagagtgctgccgttgagacggcggacttaaagactctccatgaggatgaaattggtgaggagaagctgtgtgatacctcccatGCTGatttcgagtccgaacgagacTCAGtgagtgagactgaggatttgtctcacgcccattcaagagagaagactctccatgaggatgaaattggtgaggagaagctgtgtgatacctcccatGCTGATTTTGAGTCCAAACGAGACTCAGTGAGTGAGACtgtggatttgtctcgcgcccattcaagagagaagattctCCTTGAGGACAAAATTAGCGAGAAGATGTGTGATACTTCTTGTGctggttacgagtccgtacaagaagCAGCAGATGAGaatgaggatttgtctcgcgcccattcaagagagaagactctccatgaagatggaattagtgaggagaagctgtgtgatgcctcctgtgctagtttcgaatCCGAACGAGAATCAGtggatgagactgaggatttgtctcgcacccattcgagagagactcaggaacggaggacaatatggcctgacaaacgatctcgttggagaaggtttgaggcgggcgacgaggtgttacttctactacagcagccaggtcaacccttggttgtccgttttcagggtccctacgccatcatctggagtgtaggagactcaaattaccttgtctccatccccgataggcgcagaggttgGAGATTATGCCACATCAACATGCCTGAGCGatgtttcagtcgtgatcctccacccttggaaccgacggtgccagtctgcatcatcttacgtccagcggtagccgcgtGTGAGGAAGCCGACGACTTAGCTACGAGTgtctcggagacctgggacccgggcggaggtgtgagagaactgaagtgttactcGGATATGGTTGGGTACTGTAGGATgccattgtaa